In Deltaproteobacteria bacterium, the sequence GGGCAAGTGGCTGTCGTGCTCGCGGTCGAGGCCGCCGGCGAGATCGTGGGGATAGCGATAGCCCGCGCCGTAGCCCGCGGCCTTCATCATCGCCGTCACGGCGTTGCGCACGTCCATCGGCACCGCCAGTGCGCCCGAGCGTTGCACCTCCTTGCGCGCGGCCGCGTAGCTGGCGAGCGCGGCGTTGCTCTTGGGCGCGAGCGACAGGTACAGCGTTGCCTGCGTGAGGTGCAGCGATGCCTCCGGCAGGCCGACCAGGTGGGTCGCCGCAGCCGCGGCCTGGGCCAGCACCAGCGCCTGGGGGTCGGCATTGCCGACATCCTCGGCGGCGAAGATCACGATGCGTCGTGCGACGAACATCGGATCCTCGCCGGCCTCGAGCATGCGCACCAGCCAGTAGACCGCCGCGTCGGCATCGCTGGCGCGCATCGACTTGATGAACGCCGACACCACGTTGTAGTGCTCTTCGCCGGCCTTGTCGTAGCGCAGCGCGCGACGGCCGAGCGCCGCACCGATGTGCTCGGCGGTCAGCGCGGTGGCGCCGTCGGGCATCAGGTCGACGATGGTCTCGAGGTCCGACAGCGCGCGGCGACCGTCGCCCTGGGCACCCGCCGCGAGCGCGCGCAGCAGATCGTCGTCGGCCGTCAGCGCGCGGGCCCCGAGCCCACGCACGGGATCCTCGAGCGCGCGTCGCAGCAGCGCGCGCACGTCCTCGATGCCCAGTGGCTGCAGCGCGAACACGCGGGCGCGGCTGAGCAGCGCGGAGTTCACCTCGAAGCTGGGGTTCTCGGTGGTCGCGCCGACCAGGCGGCATACGCCGGCCTCGACGTGGGGGAGCAGCGCGTCCTGCTGGCCGCGGCCCCAGCGATGGATCTCATCGATGAAGAGCAGCGTCGGGATCGCGGCCGCGGTTGCATGACGTCGGCGGGTCTTCGCGCGCTCGATGACCTCGCGCAGATCCTTCACGCCGGCGGCGGTGGCCGATAGCGTCTCGAACGCGGCCTCGCCGTGGCGCGCGAGCAGCCGCGCGAGCGTGGTCTTGCCGGTGCCGGGCGGGCCCCAGAGGATCATGCTCGGTACGCGGCCGGTCTCGATCGCACGTCGCAGTGGACGGCCGGGTCCGAGCAGGTGGGACTGCCCCACGAACTCGTCGAGTGTCCGCGGGCGCATGCGCTCGGCGAGCGGCGCGAACGCATCGCGCGCGCCTTGGTCGGGGTCGGTGGAGCCCGACGCAGGCGCGCCCACATCGTCGGCGCGATCGAAGAGCTCGGGGGCGTCACGGCGTGCCATGCGTGCTAGCCTTCGTGCGTGCGAATCGCACGGCCTTGGGGCGGCGGCGGGGCGAGTCTACGCCGAAGCTGGCGGCGGGCCCACGCCCCGTTCGTCGTCGCACTCGCGTCGGTGGCGGCGTGCGGCAGCCCCAACGCGCGGGTGATGGAGAAGGACGAGGTCCAGCGGATGGAGCCCGCCGAGCACGCTGGCGAGCCGTCGGAGGCCGAGAAGATCCGGGCGCTGATCGACGAGGTCCGCAAGGTCGATGCGGTGTTCGTCCGCGGCGAGGAGACCTTCGACGGCGCGACCATGGCCGACGAGCTCGAGCACCGGGTCACGCGGCTGACGTTCGCCACCGCGCGGCAGTTCGTCGATGCGGTCGCCGCGATCGACCGCAGCAAGGCCGAGCCGCTGCGGGTGCGGCTCACCGACGGCACCGTGCTCGAGGCGCGCGACTGGTACCTCGCGGCATTGGACGAGATGGAAGGTGCGACCCGGGCACCGCGCGCGACCGGCCCGGCACGGCACGATCCCAACGCACCCGTGACGCTGGGCATCCTCGACGCGCTGACGATCGTCGAGCGCAGCCGCGAGACCTTCGTCGCGCCGGCCCGCAAGCTGCCGAGCGGCAAGACCAAGGGCAAGCGCAGGGAGTACACCGCGCCCGACTTCGCCGAGATGCTGCGCAAGAAGTGGGAGTTCCTCGGCGCCGACGTCCGCGATCTCGAGACTTTCATCGACGAGATCGCGACCGATGCGTTCTCCACGATGGAGCCCTATCGCGTGCTGCACGAGGACGGCAGCGAAGAGGAGTTCCGCGGCTGGCTGCTCGCGCAGCTCGACGCACGGCGGGCCGCGCTGGCCAAGGGCGGTGCGCCGTGAGCTCGCCCGTGCGCGCGGCGCTGCTCGTCGG encodes:
- a CDS encoding replication-associated recombination protein A is translated as MARRDAPELFDRADDVGAPASGSTDPDQGARDAFAPLAERMRPRTLDEFVGQSHLLGPGRPLRRAIETGRVPSMILWGPPGTGKTTLARLLARHGEAAFETLSATAAGVKDLREVIERAKTRRRHATAAAIPTLLFIDEIHRWGRGQQDALLPHVEAGVCRLVGATTENPSFEVNSALLSRARVFALQPLGIEDVRALLRRALEDPVRGLGARALTADDDLLRALAAGAQGDGRRALSDLETIVDLMPDGATALTAEHIGAALGRRALRYDKAGEEHYNVVSAFIKSMRASDADAAVYWLVRMLEAGEDPMFVARRIVIFAAEDVGNADPQALVLAQAAAAATHLVGLPEASLHLTQATLYLSLAPKSNAALASYAAARKEVQRSGALAVPMDVRNAVTAMMKAAGYGAGYRYPHDLAGGLDREHDSHLPEALRRTGATSFARVGAQGWEAAALARLQAARSEAARTHAAAGKEHADASPSNDDASPPDDAPREPTDD
- a CDS encoding DUF5329 family protein — protein: MAACGSPNARVMEKDEVQRMEPAEHAGEPSEAEKIRALIDEVRKVDAVFVRGEETFDGATMADELEHRVTRLTFATARQFVDAVAAIDRSKAEPLRVRLTDGTVLEARDWYLAALDEMEGATRAPRATGPARHDPNAPVTLGILDALTIVERSRETFVAPARKLPSGKTKGKRREYTAPDFAEMLRKKWEFLGADVRDLETFIDEIATDAFSTMEPYRVLHEDGSEEEFRGWLLAQLDARRAALAKGGAP